In Lachnospiraceae bacterium, one DNA window encodes the following:
- the dapF gene encoding diaminopimelate epimerase: MRLKLEKYHGLGNDYLVFDPECNRLELTPQRVKLLCNRNVGVGADGILEGPVFKEGKIHMIIWNPDGSQTENSGNGIRIFAKYLKDADYVQKKDITIYTAEKEIEIHYLNEEGTRLKASMGKVSFWSDEVPVEGPRREIINETMVFGHIPYPVTCLSIGNPHLVILMDEISKDLVCRIGKYSETAKQFPEKINTQIIKVLDRTHLQTEVYERGAGYTLASGSGCCAAAAAAYRLGLTDPKMIVQMPEGTMEVEIREDGEIFLTGDVGYIGSISLGSFFTEQLKTM; the protein is encoded by the coding sequence ATGCGGTTAAAATTAGAAAAATATCACGGTTTGGGAAATGATTATCTGGTATTTGATCCGGAGTGCAACAGGCTGGAGCTGACTCCGCAACGGGTGAAGCTGCTGTGCAACCGCAATGTGGGAGTAGGCGCAGATGGCATTCTGGAAGGACCTGTTTTTAAAGAAGGAAAGATCCATATGATCATCTGGAATCCGGATGGAAGCCAGACGGAAAACAGTGGAAACGGTATCCGTATTTTCGCAAAATACTTAAAAGATGCAGATTATGTCCAGAAGAAAGACATTACTATCTATACTGCTGAAAAAGAGATCGAGATCCATTACTTAAATGAAGAGGGAACCCGGCTGAAAGCATCTATGGGAAAAGTCAGTTTCTGGAGTGATGAGGTGCCTGTGGAAGGACCACGCAGGGAGATCATTAATGAGACCATGGTATTTGGACATATTCCTTATCCTGTGACCTGTCTTTCTATTGGAAATCCACATCTGGTGATCTTAATGGATGAGATATCAAAAGACCTGGTGTGCCGTATTGGAAAATATTCCGAGACAGCAAAGCAGTTTCCGGAAAAGATCAACACACAGATTATTAAGGTGTTAGACCGTACCCATTTACAGACTGAGGTTTATGAAAGGGGTGCAGGTTATACATTGGCGTCAGGAAGCGGATGCTGTGCCGCTGCAGCTGCTGCTTACAGACTGGGACTTACGGATCCGAAAATGATCGTGCAGATGCCGGAAGGGACCATGGAAGTAGAGATAAGGGAAGATGGGGAAATCTTCCTTACAGGAGATGTTGGCTATATAGGAAGCATCAGTCTGGGAAGCTTTTTTACAGAGCAGTTAAAGACCATGTAA
- a CDS encoding AraC family transcriptional regulator, which translates to MTNSTSVPQGYLLEDFRLFHLNDLNSRTYNFHHHDFLKIMILLSGNVTYVVEGRSYPLIPWDIVLVDRGQVHRPVVDTAQPYERILLYLSPSFLEKYSTKEASLTKCFETAQYRHSQVLRLSHETLAPIKVLLQKLEANTSCKNNDFASPLLAKILCLEFLIELNRITLSPKAGFLTESTLDYRISSLLAYINSHLDEPMDMASLSALSGLSSYHMMRLFKQETGYTVGNYITEKRLIKARDLLSQGTCATQACYLCGFQNYSTFLRAYKKRYPGRPKDILNSI; encoded by the coding sequence ATGACTAATTCCACATCTGTACCACAGGGCTATCTTTTAGAAGATTTCCGCCTTTTTCACTTAAATGACCTGAACTCAAGGACTTACAACTTCCACCACCATGATTTCCTCAAAATCATGATCCTTCTTTCCGGAAATGTGACCTATGTAGTAGAAGGACGCTCTTACCCATTGATCCCCTGGGATATAGTCCTGGTGGACCGTGGACAGGTGCACAGACCGGTAGTAGATACTGCCCAGCCATACGAGCGCATTCTTCTCTACCTCTCTCCTTCCTTTCTGGAAAAATACAGCACAAAAGAAGCATCTCTGACTAAATGCTTCGAGACTGCCCAGTACCGCCATTCACAGGTCCTGCGTCTCTCCCACGAAACACTGGCTCCCATTAAAGTCCTGCTGCAGAAATTAGAAGCAAACACCAGCTGCAAAAACAACGATTTTGCATCTCCCCTGCTTGCAAAAATCCTCTGCCTGGAATTTCTCATTGAATTAAACAGGATCACTCTTTCACCTAAAGCCGGCTTTCTCACAGAAAGCACTTTAGATTATCGTATTTCCAGCCTTTTAGCCTACATCAACAGCCACTTAGATGAGCCAATGGATATGGCTTCCCTTTCCGCCTTAAGCGGTTTAAGCTCCTATCACATGATGCGGCTTTTCAAGCAGGAAACCGGCTATACAGTTGGAAACTACATTACCGAAAAACGCCTGATCAAAGCCAGAGACCTGTTGAGCCAGGGCACCTGTGCTACACAGGCCTGCTACCTCTGCGGTTTCCAGAACTATTCCACCTTTCTGCGGGCATACAAAAAACGCTATCCAGGACGCCCAAAGGACATCCTGAACAGCATTTAA
- a CDS encoding transporter substrate-binding domain-containing protein: MKRNVMRIMSLAFAGIMAAGALTACGGSNTAAPAEQTSAAGESTSKEAAAESGEKKVLKVAMECAYAPYNWTQPNDSNGAVPINDSNEYAYGYDVMMAKKICDELGYDLQIVRLDWDSLIPAVSTGQVDCVIAGQSITTERLQAVDFTEPYYYATIVTLVKNGSKYADAKSVADLAGATCTSQQSTIWYDTCLPQIKDANILAATASAPDMLMSLNADKCDLVVTDQPTGKGALVAYPDFKLLEFGGGENDFQVTDEDINIGISLKKGNTELKEAIDSVLSKMTKDDFSAMMDEAISVQPLAN; encoded by the coding sequence TGCGGCGGAAGTAATACAGCAGCTCCAGCAGAGCAGACAAGCGCAGCGGGAGAAAGCACATCTAAGGAAGCTGCTGCTGAATCTGGCGAAAAGAAGGTTTTAAAGGTAGCAATGGAGTGTGCATATGCACCATATAACTGGACACAGCCAAATGATTCCAATGGTGCTGTACCGATCAATGACAGTAATGAATATGCTTATGGATATGATGTTATGATGGCTAAGAAGATCTGTGATGAGTTAGGATATGATCTGCAGATCGTCCGCCTTGACTGGGATTCACTGATCCCTGCTGTAAGCACAGGACAGGTTGACTGCGTTATTGCTGGTCAGTCCATTACAACAGAGCGTCTTCAGGCAGTTGACTTTACTGAGCCATATTACTATGCAACCATTGTTACCCTGGTTAAGAACGGCAGCAAGTATGCTGATGCAAAGAGCGTAGCTGATCTGGCAGGTGCTACCTGTACTTCCCAGCAGAGTACGATCTGGTATGATACATGCCTTCCACAGATCAAAGATGCTAATATCTTAGCAGCAACAGCAAGTGCACCGGATATGCTGATGTCTTTAAATGCTGATAAGTGTGATCTGGTGGTAACTGACCAGCCAACTGGTAAAGGTGCTTTAGTTGCTTACCCGGATTTCAAGCTTCTTGAATTTGGTGGCGGCGAAAATGATTTCCAGGTAACAGATGAGGACATCAATATTGGTATTTCTTTAAAGAAGGGTAATACTGAGTTAAAGGAAGCTATTGACAGTGTTCTGTCCAAGATGACAAAAGATGATTTCTCTGCAATGATGGATGAGGCAATTTCTGTACAGCCTCTGGCAAACTAA
- a CDS encoding amino acid ABC transporter permease produces MPTDFMGRVMVVFNRYGMSMLQGAGVSLKIALVGTLVGCLIGFAVGIVQTIPSEKGDNPLKKGFLWVVRLILNAYVEFFRGTPMMAQAMFIYYGLMPLLGINSTITQAAYFILSINTGAYMAETVRGGILSIDPGQTEGAKSIGMTHVQTMIYVILPQALRNLMPQIGNNLIINIKDSCVLSVIGVAELLYKTKAAAGALYMNFETYTITMIMYFIMTFTCSRLLRLWEKKMDGADNFDLATTDTLAYTSGMYRYPDDKKEEQ; encoded by the coding sequence ATGCCAACAGATTTTATGGGCCGTGTAATGGTCGTATTCAACCGCTACGGCATGTCTATGCTGCAGGGGGCAGGTGTCAGCTTAAAGATCGCATTAGTAGGTACGCTGGTAGGATGCCTCATTGGTTTTGCCGTAGGTATTGTCCAGACCATTCCTTCTGAAAAAGGGGATAATCCTTTAAAGAAGGGATTTTTATGGGTGGTACGTCTGATCTTAAATGCCTATGTAGAGTTTTTCAGGGGTACACCTATGATGGCCCAGGCTATGTTTATCTATTATGGCCTTATGCCTTTGCTGGGAATTAACTCTACCATTACTCAGGCTGCTTATTTTATCTTATCTATTAATACAGGTGCCTATATGGCAGAGACTGTACGAGGCGGTATCCTTTCCATTGATCCGGGACAGACGGAGGGAGCAAAATCCATCGGTATGACCCATGTTCAGACCATGATCTATGTGATCCTGCCTCAGGCTCTCCGCAACCTGATGCCCCAGATCGGCAACAACCTGATCATCAATATTAAGGACAGCTGTGTTCTTTCTGTGATCGGTGTAGCAGAGCTGCTGTATAAGACAAAGGCAGCTGCGGGAGCTCTTTATATGAACTTTGAGACCTATACCATTACCATGATCATGTATTTTATCATGACATTTACCTGCTCCAGATTACTGCGTCTGTGGGAGAAGAAGATGGATGGTGCAGATAACTTTGATCTGGCAACTACTGATACACTGGCTTATACCAGTGGTATGTACCGTTATCCAGATGATAAGAAGGAGGAGCAGTAA
- the ftsH gene encoding ATP-dependent zinc metalloprotease FtsH, which translates to MDNNNKQNQNSNWQTITMLVVAALLTILIVGWMNSTVNARQRQELSYNEFVNMVENGKVESISVGSTIIEVKPKADDTNYSQQMKYYVVRLEGDYQFVDRILKNNVVTNRENNTSNALLLEILSYALPFLFLLFIMNFTMKRMGGGGIMGVGKSNAKMYVQKETGITFKDVAGEDEAKESLTEIVDFLHNPGKYTKIGAKLPKGALLVGPPGTGKTLLAKAVAGEAHVPFYSLSGSDFVEMFVGVGASRVRDLFKNATENAPCIIFIDEIDAIGRSRDSRMGGNDEREQTLNQLLSEMDGFDSTKGLLVLGATNRPEILDPALLRPGRFDRRVVVDKPDLNGRISILKVHSKDVLLDETVDFKEIALATSGAVGADLANMMNEAAINAVKNGRNAVSQKDLFEAVEVVLVGKEKKDRIMSKEERRIVSYHEVGHALVSALQKHSEPVQKITIVPRTMGALGYVMNVPEEEKYLSTKKELEARLVELMGGRAAEEIVFETVTTGAANDIQQATNLARAMVTQYGMSEKFGLMGLESQENQYLTGRTVLNCGDATAADIDQEVMKILKNAYDEAKRLLRDDREAMDKIAAFLIEKETITGKEFMKIFREVKGLPEPEEKKEGEGIPDTEHLEKADRDESAKTGAAEVTADVSEKTETDAAEAVSEEKQEQSGEDV; encoded by the coding sequence ATGGATAATAACAACAAACAGAATCAGAACAGTAATTGGCAGACCATTACCATGCTGGTTGTTGCGGCATTGCTGACGATCCTGATCGTGGGCTGGATGAACTCCACTGTCAACGCCAGACAGCGTCAGGAACTGTCTTACAATGAGTTTGTAAACATGGTGGAAAATGGCAAAGTTGAATCTATCAGCGTTGGAAGTACCATTATTGAGGTAAAACCAAAGGCAGATGATACCAACTATTCCCAGCAGATGAAATATTATGTTGTGCGTCTGGAAGGAGATTACCAGTTTGTAGACCGTATTTTAAAGAATAACGTTGTTACAAACAGGGAAAATAATACTTCCAATGCATTGCTGTTAGAGATATTAAGTTATGCACTTCCATTTTTGTTCCTGCTGTTCATTATGAACTTTACCATGAAGCGCATGGGTGGCGGCGGAATCATGGGTGTAGGCAAGAGCAACGCCAAGATGTATGTGCAGAAAGAAACGGGGATTACTTTTAAGGATGTAGCAGGTGAAGATGAGGCAAAGGAATCTTTAACTGAGATCGTAGATTTTCTTCATAATCCCGGAAAATACACAAAGATCGGTGCAAAGCTTCCAAAGGGTGCATTATTAGTAGGACCTCCAGGAACCGGTAAAACCCTTCTTGCAAAGGCAGTAGCAGGTGAAGCACATGTGCCATTTTATTCCCTGTCAGGCTCTGACTTTGTGGAAATGTTCGTAGGTGTGGGTGCATCCCGTGTCCGTGACCTGTTTAAGAACGCAACGGAAAACGCACCATGCATTATTTTTATCGATGAGATCGATGCCATCGGACGCAGCCGTGACAGCCGTATGGGTGGAAATGATGAGCGTGAGCAGACCTTAAACCAGCTTCTTTCTGAGATGGATGGCTTTGACTCTACAAAGGGTCTTTTGGTCCTTGGTGCTACCAACCGTCCGGAGATCCTGGATCCGGCTCTTCTGCGTCCGGGACGTTTTGACCGTCGTGTAGTTGTAGATAAACCAGATTTAAATGGACGTATCAGCATTTTAAAGGTACATTCCAAGGATGTGCTGTTAGATGAAACAGTAGATTTTAAGGAAATAGCCCTTGCAACATCCGGTGCTGTAGGTGCAGACCTTGCAAATATGATGAACGAGGCTGCTATTAATGCAGTTAAGAACGGCAGAAATGCAGTTTCCCAGAAGGATCTGTTTGAGGCTGTTGAGGTTGTCCTTGTTGGTAAGGAGAAAAAGGACCGCATCATGAGCAAGGAAGAGCGCCGCATCGTATCTTACCATGAGGTAGGACATGCATTAGTCAGTGCCCTGCAGAAACATTCCGAGCCGGTCCAGAAGATCACCATTGTTCCAAGGACCATGGGTGCTTTGGGATATGTTATGAATGTTCCGGAAGAAGAAAAATATTTAAGCACCAAGAAGGAACTGGAGGCAAGACTGGTTGAATTAATGGGTGGCCGCGCAGCAGAGGAGATCGTTTTTGAAACTGTTACTACCGGTGCTGCCAATGATATCCAGCAGGCCACCAACCTGGCAAGAGCTATGGTCACTCAGTACGGTATGTCTGAAAAATTCGGTCTTATGGGTCTTGAAAGCCAGGAGAACCAGTATCTTACCGGCCGTACTGTATTAAACTGCGGCGATGCTACAGCAGCAGATATCGACCAGGAAGTTATGAAGATCCTGAAAAATGCTTACGATGAGGCAAAACGTCTTTTAAGGGATGACAGAGAAGCTATGGATAAGATCGCAGCTTTCCTGATCGAGAAGGAGACTATTACAGGTAAGGAATTTATGAAGATCTTCCGTGAAGTAAAAGGACTGCCGGAGCCGGAAGAGAAGAAAGAAGGCGAAGGTATTCCGGATACAGAGCATCTGGAAAAGGCAGATAGAGATGAGAGTGCCAAGACGGGTGCTGCAGAAGTAACGGCGGATGTATCTGAAAAAACAGAAACAGATGCAGCGGAAGCTGTTTCAGAAGAAAAGCAGGAACAGTCCGGTGAAGATGTTTAA
- a CDS encoding amino acid ABC transporter ATP-binding protein, with translation MSEKILEIRHLSKTFGTNLVLKDIDFTVNSKDVTCIIGASGSGKSTLLRCLNLLETPTTGEILYHGNNIADAKVNAPKYRSRVGMVFQSFNLFNNMTVLENCMVGQVKVLKKGKEESKQKAMYYLEKVGMAPYINAKPRQLSGGQKQRVAIARALAMEPEVLLFDEPTSALDPQMVGEVLEVMRKLAKEGLTMIIVTHEMAFARDVSTHVVYMANGVIVEEGTPADIFANPQREQTKEFLGRFMHEK, from the coding sequence ATGAGCGAAAAGATTTTGGAGATCCGCCATTTAAGCAAGACCTTTGGTACAAATCTGGTCTTAAAGGATATTGATTTTACTGTAAACAGCAAGGATGTTACCTGTATTATCGGAGCTTCCGGTTCTGGTAAGTCCACTTTACTGCGCTGCTTAAATTTACTTGAAACACCGACTACCGGCGAGATCTTATATCATGGAAATAATATTGCTGATGCAAAGGTAAATGCACCGAAATACCGTTCCAGAGTTGGTATGGTATTCCAGAGCTTTAACCTGTTTAACAATATGACGGTTCTTGAAAATTGTATGGTGGGACAGGTTAAGGTATTAAAGAAGGGTAAGGAAGAGTCAAAGCAGAAGGCCATGTATTATTTGGAAAAAGTTGGCATGGCTCCTTATATCAATGCAAAACCAAGACAGCTTTCCGGTGGCCAGAAACAGCGTGTAGCGATTGCAAGAGCCCTGGCTATGGAGCCTGAAGTACTGCTGTTTGACGAGCCCACATCCGCACTGGATCCACAGATGGTTGGAGAGGTTCTGGAAGTTATGCGCAAGCTTGCAAAAGAAGGCCTGACCATGATCATCGTTACCCATGAAATGGCATTTGCAAGAGATGTGTCTACACATGTTGTTTATATGGCAAACGGTGTTATCGTGGAAGAGGGAACACCGGCAGATATCTTCGCAAATCCCCAGAGAGAACAGACCAAGGAATTCCTTGGAAGATTTATGCATGAGAAATAA
- a CDS encoding CTP synthase — MPVKYVFVTGGVVSGLGKGITAASLGRLLKARGYKVTMQKFDPYINIDPGTMNPVQHGEVFVTDDGAETDLDLGHYERFIDESLTKNSNVTTGKVYWTVLQKERRGDFGGGTVQVIPHITNEIKSRFHRNYNDNETEIAIIEVGGTVGDIESQPFLEAIRQFQHDVGPGNTCLIHVTLIPYLKASEELKTKPTQASVKDLQGMGIQPDILVCRSEHPLDDNIKSKIALFCNVPKTHVLQNLDVEVLYEVPLVMEEEHLAQVACECLNLPCPQPDLKDWTAMIDAWKHPEKNVTIALVGKYTQLHDAYISVVEALKHGAVANRAQVHIKWIDSENVNPENVEEQLGDVSGILVPGGFGDRGIDGMICAIRYAREHKVPFLGLCLGMQLSIVEFARDVIGWNDAHSVELDPATTHPVIHLMPDQDGIEDIGGTLRLGSYPCVLDKNSRSYALYGEETIHERHRHRYEVNNDYRTFLTEHGMMLSGMSPDNRIVEMIELPDHPWFVGTQAHPELKSRPNRPHPLFKGFIEASLKNQDK; from the coding sequence ATGCCAGTAAAATACGTATTCGTAACCGGCGGTGTTGTATCCGGACTTGGAAAAGGCATTACCGCTGCTTCCCTTGGCCGTCTTTTAAAGGCCAGAGGCTACAAAGTTACCATGCAGAAATTTGACCCCTACATCAACATCGACCCAGGTACCATGAACCCGGTACAGCACGGCGAAGTCTTCGTCACAGACGACGGCGCTGAAACTGACCTTGACCTTGGACACTATGAGCGTTTCATTGATGAAAGCCTGACTAAAAATTCCAATGTAACTACCGGTAAGGTTTACTGGACCGTTCTGCAGAAAGAACGCCGCGGAGACTTTGGCGGAGGTACGGTACAGGTCATCCCCCACATCACCAATGAGATCAAAAGCCGTTTCCACCGCAATTACAATGATAACGAAACTGAGATCGCCATCATCGAAGTTGGCGGTACTGTTGGCGACATCGAAAGCCAGCCATTCTTAGAGGCGATCCGCCAGTTCCAGCACGATGTTGGTCCAGGCAACACCTGTCTCATCCACGTCACCCTTATCCCTTATTTAAAAGCATCTGAAGAATTAAAGACCAAACCAACCCAGGCAAGCGTAAAAGATCTGCAGGGAATGGGTATCCAGCCAGACATCTTAGTATGCCGTTCCGAGCATCCATTAGATGACAATATCAAGAGCAAGATCGCATTATTCTGCAATGTACCAAAGACCCATGTGCTCCAGAATCTGGACGTGGAAGTTCTTTATGAGGTTCCTCTTGTAATGGAAGAAGAACATCTGGCACAGGTTGCCTGCGAATGCTTAAATCTGCCATGTCCACAACCAGACTTAAAAGACTGGACTGCTATGATCGATGCATGGAAACATCCTGAAAAAAATGTAACTATTGCACTGGTAGGAAAATACACCCAGCTCCACGATGCCTACATTTCTGTTGTAGAGGCATTAAAACACGGTGCAGTTGCCAACAGAGCACAGGTACACATTAAATGGATCGATTCCGAAAATGTAAATCCTGAAAACGTTGAAGAACAATTAGGTGATGTTTCCGGCATCCTGGTACCAGGCGGCTTCGGAGACCGCGGTATTGACGGAATGATCTGCGCTATCCGCTATGCAAGAGAACATAAGGTCCCATTCCTCGGTCTCTGTCTTGGCATGCAGCTTTCCATCGTAGAATTTGCAAGAGATGTGATCGGCTGGAATGACGCTCACAGCGTGGAATTAGATCCTGCTACTACCCATCCTGTGATCCACCTGATGCCAGACCAGGACGGTATTGAAGATATCGGCGGTACCTTAAGACTTGGTTCTTATCCATGTGTTCTGGATAAAAATTCCAGGTCATACGCCCTTTACGGCGAAGAAACCATCCATGAACGCCACAGACACCGCTATGAAGTAAATAACGATTACCGTACCTTCCTTACAGAGCACGGTATGATGTTATCTGGTATGTCTCCTGACAACCGTATCGTAGAAATGATCGAACTGCCAGATCACCCATGGTTTGTAGGAACCCAGGCTCACCCAGAACTTAAGTCCCGTCCAAACCGCCCACATCCGCTGTTTAAGGGATTCATTGAGGCATCTTTAAAAAACCAGGACAAATAA
- a CDS encoding orotate phosphoribosyltransferase, with protein MDNRYVKILASGSKAPLKATPGHFATNHSHINYYLDMTTLKTRLSEAQEIAKHLAERFLFDKVVDTIVCLEGTQVIGAYLAEELTRAGVLSTNAHKTIYVITPEYNSNSQMVFRENILPMVRGKNVVILTAVVTTGLSLNKSIEAIQYYGGKLQSAAAVFSTLDELNGCPITSIYSPADVTDYIYYDYRKCPLCEKGVKLDALVNAYGYTTL; from the coding sequence ATGGATAATCGTTATGTGAAGATCTTAGCATCGGGAAGTAAGGCACCTCTTAAGGCAACACCGGGACATTTTGCGACTAATCATTCCCATATTAATTATTATCTGGATATGACTACACTTAAGACCAGACTTAGCGAAGCACAGGAGATCGCAAAACATCTTGCAGAGCGGTTTTTGTTTGATAAGGTGGTAGATACCATTGTGTGCCTGGAAGGAACCCAGGTGATCGGAGCGTATCTGGCGGAGGAACTGACTAGGGCAGGTGTTCTTTCCACCAATGCACACAAAACCATTTATGTGATCACTCCAGAGTACAACAGCAATAGCCAGATGGTATTCCGGGAGAATATTTTACCTATGGTCCGTGGGAAAAATGTGGTGATCCTTACAGCAGTTGTAACTACGGGACTGAGCCTTAACAAGAGTATTGAGGCGATCCAGTATTATGGCGGAAAGCTGCAGAGTGCGGCCGCTGTGTTCAGTACACTGGATGAGCTGAACGGATGCCCGATCACATCTATTTACAGCCCGGCAGACGTGACTGATTATATTTACTATGATTACAGAAAGTGCCCTCTGTGTGAAAAAGGAGTGAAGCTGGACGCACTGGTAAATGCATACGGCTACACAACATTGTGA